In one window of Opitutus sp. GAS368 DNA:
- a CDS encoding restriction endonuclease produces the protein MLFSVAVSLSLGVLKGAMGFLYNIEIKHDGLGKHRVITGSNREIVQSKARAQMAEWDAKYSMVRSKVDARRGVEDKVEQAVKETEKARQAIDELQTLLSAVLDIKHAIDWESLKERPAFLNEPPKRPELLGFPREPKPSDVLFEAKLGLLDMVFSTRAEKKNAEAKAKYEMARVTWGKAVERLRQANKESMQTYENEVAAYNAEKQAFEETIASKNAGVDEQRKRYLNKEISAIHDYCDLVLSRSQYPDSFPKEWAIEYQAESKTIIIDYKLPNIDQLPRIKEVKYIKARDEFKETQIGQAECNALYDDVLYQLCLRSVFELFRSDVIGAVDAAGFNGMVTAIDRSTGQTVTACIISLHVTRAEFEKLNWWQIDPKTCFRSLKGVGSSKLHVITPVAPILQLNRKDSRFVSAHAVADSLDSSFNLAAMDWEEFEHLIREVFESEFKSTGGEVKVTQASRDGGVDAIAFDPDPIRGGKIIIQAKRYTNTVGVSAVRDLYGTLMNEGANKGILVTTSDFGPDAFEFAKGKPLTLMNGGNLLFLLEKHGHRAKIDIKEAKQILAEQQPKMNGTSAMG, from the coding sequence TTGCTATTCAGTGTTGCCGTTAGCCTTAGTTTGGGTGTTCTTAAAGGCGCGATGGGTTTTCTTTATAACATCGAGATTAAGCACGATGGCTTGGGCAAACATCGCGTAATTACCGGCTCCAACCGAGAGATCGTGCAGAGCAAGGCGCGTGCACAGATGGCTGAGTGGGACGCAAAATATAGCATGGTTCGCTCCAAGGTAGATGCGCGTCGAGGAGTCGAAGATAAGGTTGAACAAGCGGTCAAAGAGACTGAAAAGGCCAGGCAAGCCATCGACGAGTTGCAAACACTTCTCAGCGCTGTGCTAGATATTAAGCATGCAATAGACTGGGAGTCATTGAAGGAGAGACCAGCGTTTTTAAACGAGCCACCAAAGCGGCCTGAATTGCTTGGTTTCCCGCGTGAACCTAAGCCTAGCGACGTTTTGTTCGAGGCCAAGCTAGGGTTGTTAGATATGGTCTTTTCGACACGTGCTGAAAAAAAGAATGCTGAGGCTAAGGCAAAATATGAAATGGCCAGAGTCACTTGGGGGAAAGCAGTGGAGCGGCTTCGACAGGCCAACAAAGAGAGTATGCAGACATATGAGAACGAAGTCGCTGCTTACAACGCAGAGAAGCAGGCGTTCGAAGAAACTATCGCTAGTAAGAATGCGGGTGTCGACGAGCAAAGAAAACGTTATCTCAATAAGGAGATAAGTGCGATACACGACTATTGTGATCTTGTCTTGTCGCGCAGCCAGTATCCGGACTCCTTTCCCAAGGAATGGGCAATTGAATATCAGGCTGAATCGAAAACAATCATCATTGATTACAAGTTACCCAATATTGATCAGTTACCTAGGATCAAGGAGGTAAAATACATCAAAGCACGTGATGAGTTTAAGGAAACGCAGATCGGTCAGGCAGAGTGCAACGCTCTTTATGACGACGTGTTGTATCAGCTATGCCTTCGCTCAGTCTTTGAACTCTTCCGCTCGGATGTAATTGGCGCGGTTGATGCGGCTGGATTCAATGGCATGGTAACAGCCATCGACCGCAGCACGGGGCAAACTGTGACCGCGTGCATTATATCTCTTCATGTGACCAGGGCAGAGTTCGAGAAACTAAACTGGTGGCAAATTGATCCAAAGACGTGCTTCCGCAGTTTGAAGGGCGTGGGAAGCAGTAAACTCCACGTTATAACTCCAGTCGCACCTATCCTTCAGCTAAACCGAAAGGATAGTCGTTTTGTTTCAGCTCACGCCGTCGCCGACTCACTAGATTCCTCTTTCAACCTGGCTGCGATGGATTGGGAGGAGTTCGAACATTTGATTCGTGAAGTCTTTGAGTCCGAATTCAAGTCAACCGGAGGCGAGGTCAAGGTGACACAGGCCAGCCGAGATGGTGGGGTAGATGCCATTGCGTTTGATCCTGACCCGATCCGAGGGGGGAAGATTATTATCCAAGCTAAACGTTACACAAATACGGTTGGCGTATCAGCCGTGCGCGACCTCTATGGCACGCTCATGAATGAAGGAGCGAACAAGGGGATTTTGGTGACGACTTCTGACTTTGGCCCCGATGCGTTCGAATTCGCGAAAGGGAAGCCTCTCACCCTAATGAATGGGGGAAATCTTTTGTTTCTTTTGGAGAAACATGGGCACCGTGCAAAAATCGACATTAAAGAGGCGAAACAGATACTGGCTGAACAACAACCAAAGATGAACGGGACAAGCGCGATGGGATAA
- a CDS encoding helix-turn-helix transcriptional regulator: MRTPKKKGDVSYLIRLGRNIQIERHARELSQEKMAEALEISNRNYQRIEAGDINPSATTLARIKKILGCPWNHLMPDKD, encoded by the coding sequence GTGCGCACACCGAAGAAAAAAGGGGACGTTTCCTACCTGATCCGATTGGGCCGCAACATCCAGATCGAGCGCCACGCTCGCGAACTCAGCCAAGAGAAGATGGCCGAAGCCCTGGAGATAAGTAATCGCAACTACCAACGAATAGAGGCAGGTGACATCAACCCCAGCGCCACCACCCTCGCCCGAATCAAAAAGATCCTGGGCTGCCCGTGGAACCATTTGATGCCAGACAAGGATTAA